The Breoghania sp. genome has a segment encoding these proteins:
- the trxA gene encoding thioredoxin TrxA, with protein sequence MATEKVTDASFDADVLNSSEPVVVDFWAEWCGPCKQIAPALDEIAAELQGKVKIAKLNVDENQNTAIKYGVRSIPTLLLFKNGELAATQVGALPKSRLADWISSAI encoded by the coding sequence ATGGCGACTGAAAAGGTCACCGATGCGTCCTTTGATGCGGACGTCCTGAATTCTTCCGAACCCGTCGTCGTCGACTTCTGGGCGGAATGGTGTGGCCCGTGCAAGCAGATCGCGCCGGCGCTCGACGAGATCGCGGCCGAATTGCAGGGCAAGGTGAAGATCGCCAAGCTGAACGTCGATGAGAACCAGAACACCGCCATCAAGTACGGCGTGCGTTCGATCCCGACGTTGCTTCTGTTCAAGAACGGTGAACTGGCTGCCACCCAGGTGGGCGCGCTGCCGAAGAGCCGTCTTGCGGACTGGATCAGCAGCGCGATCTGA
- the addB gene encoding double-strand break repair protein AddB: MPETPRLYTIPPNAAFLETLVARLIDGTLVPGFAPAHDPLALADATIYLPTRRAARTIREAFQRAFGGKAALLPRIRPLGGVDESELVLHASADLEPLPPAISDMERRLAMTRLILAWATKVRREVLKLAPGEAVAIPASPADAAWLAGDLLSLMDQIETEEADWKAIQALVPDDYAEYWQITLEFLKIATEVWPAYLAETGRMDPNARRSALIRREAERLKAYPPRGPVIVAGSTGSVPATADLIKVVAHLDKGAVVLPGLDHGMGEDVWRALTDEKNPAPSHPQYGLKKLLMHLGADRDQVEILGTPESPDLAARETIVAEALRPADMTDAWRGFLASGGADEAPRAFDDVSLMVARNEAEEALSLALALREAVADGKQAALVTPDRMLARRVAVELRRWDLAVDDSAGQPLDQSAPATLARLATSAALDGLEPVTLLALLKHPLCRLGLPSATIRTATRALERAALRGPRPRHGTKGLSDALAAAQGEASAGARLPRWQKLSDAEWDAAYDLCARLQVALAPLEELFEGVGLVPVEQLAERTVACLRQLGRDETGSDVALFSGDAGEALAATLTGIVEAKEAGLAIPPADWPPVFVALISGISVHGRAPVDPRLHIWGPLEARLHRPDLLVLAGLNEGTWPATTRNDPWLNRPMKRDVGLEPPERRIGLAAHDFAQGLGADRVVLSRAARSGSAPTVASRWLQRVLTLAGEETAKAMAVRGERLLVWARQLDASKNPVRPAQRPCPKPPVEARPRRISVTGVERWVRDPYAIFAREILKLDPVAPLGGVPGAAERGTLIHDALADFIDEWRGDFDASALARLLEMGRERFAPLSAFPEIHALWWPRFERIAEWFIHEFEAPRQGIASRHAECGGRIELEGPAGPFRLTGYADRIDIAEDGSLILLDYKTGIPPSGKEVAALFAPQLPLEAAMAARGGFQDIPATKEVSEMAYIRLSGGTKAGEEKSIRGRDTKDIDFADLAEAAFEKLEGLVRAYDRPETGYLSRARPKREAEMNGDYDHLARVREWSVGEDAEGES, from the coding sequence ATGCCGGAAACGCCGCGCCTTTATACGATCCCGCCCAATGCGGCCTTTCTGGAGACGCTGGTCGCGCGCCTGATCGACGGCACGCTGGTGCCCGGCTTTGCGCCCGCGCACGATCCGCTGGCGCTGGCGGATGCGACCATCTACCTGCCGACCCGGCGTGCGGCGCGCACCATCCGCGAGGCGTTCCAGCGTGCTTTCGGCGGCAAGGCCGCGCTGCTGCCGCGTATCCGTCCGCTGGGCGGTGTCGATGAAAGCGAACTGGTTCTCCATGCCAGCGCCGATCTGGAACCGCTTCCCCCCGCCATCAGCGACATGGAACGTCGCCTCGCCATGACCCGGCTGATCCTCGCATGGGCGACGAAGGTGCGCCGCGAGGTGTTGAAGCTTGCCCCTGGTGAGGCGGTCGCCATTCCGGCATCGCCCGCAGATGCGGCCTGGCTTGCGGGTGACCTTCTTTCGCTGATGGACCAGATCGAGACGGAAGAAGCCGACTGGAAGGCCATTCAGGCGCTGGTGCCGGACGACTACGCCGAATACTGGCAGATCACGCTGGAATTCCTGAAGATCGCCACCGAGGTCTGGCCCGCCTATCTGGCGGAAACCGGTCGCATGGATCCCAATGCGCGGCGCTCCGCGCTGATCCGGCGTGAGGCCGAACGTCTCAAAGCCTATCCCCCGCGCGGCCCCGTCATTGTGGCGGGGTCCACCGGTTCGGTGCCCGCGACCGCTGACCTCATCAAAGTCGTGGCGCATCTGGACAAGGGCGCGGTGGTGCTGCCGGGCCTCGATCATGGCATGGGCGAGGATGTCTGGCGCGCGCTGACGGACGAAAAGAACCCCGCCCCTTCCCATCCCCAATATGGTCTGAAGAAACTCCTGATGCATCTGGGCGCGGATCGCGACCAGGTGGAAATCCTGGGCACGCCGGAGAGCCCTGATCTCGCCGCCCGTGAAACCATCGTCGCCGAGGCGCTGCGCCCCGCCGACATGACCGACGCATGGCGGGGCTTCCTGGCCTCCGGTGGGGCCGACGAGGCGCCGCGCGCCTTTGACGATGTTTCGCTGATGGTCGCGCGCAACGAGGCGGAGGAGGCTCTGTCGCTGGCCCTGGCGCTGCGCGAGGCGGTGGCAGACGGCAAGCAGGCGGCGCTCGTCACCCCGGACCGCATGCTGGCGCGGCGCGTGGCCGTGGAACTGAGGCGTTGGGATCTCGCGGTTGATGACAGCGCGGGCCAGCCGCTCGATCAGTCCGCGCCTGCCACGCTTGCCCGCCTTGCAACCTCCGCCGCGCTTGACGGGCTGGAGCCGGTCACCTTGCTGGCGCTTCTCAAACACCCGCTCTGCCGGTTGGGGCTGCCCTCCGCCACCATCCGCACCGCAACGCGCGCACTGGAACGCGCGGCCCTGCGCGGGCCCCGCCCACGCCACGGCACGAAGGGCCTGAGCGATGCGCTCGCCGCGGCGCAAGGAGAGGCGTCCGCCGGTGCCCGCCTGCCGCGCTGGCAAAAGCTCAGCGACGCCGAATGGGATGCGGCCTATGATCTCTGCGCGCGCCTGCAAGTCGCTCTCGCGCCCCTGGAAGAGCTTTTTGAAGGCGTTGGTCTCGTTCCCGTGGAGCAACTGGCCGAACGCACCGTGGCCTGCCTGAGGCAGCTTGGCCGCGATGAGACGGGTTCAGACGTCGCGCTCTTTTCGGGCGATGCGGGAGAGGCGCTGGCCGCAACGCTCACCGGCATCGTGGAGGCAAAAGAGGCGGGACTTGCCATCCCGCCCGCCGACTGGCCGCCGGTTTTCGTGGCATTGATCTCCGGCATATCGGTGCACGGGCGTGCGCCCGTCGATCCGCGCCTTCACATCTGGGGGCCGCTGGAGGCCCGTCTGCATCGGCCCGACCTGTTGGTGCTGGCCGGGCTCAACGAGGGGACGTGGCCCGCGACGACGCGCAACGATCCGTGGCTGAACCGCCCCATGAAACGCGATGTCGGGCTGGAGCCGCCGGAACGCCGTATCGGTCTCGCGGCCCATGATTTCGCGCAAGGGCTGGGGGCGGACCGTGTCGTCCTTTCGCGCGCCGCGCGCTCCGGCTCCGCGCCAACGGTTGCCTCGCGCTGGTTGCAAAGGGTGTTGACGCTGGCGGGGGAGGAAACGGCAAAAGCCATGGCGGTGCGGGGCGAGCGGCTTCTCGTCTGGGCCCGTCAGCTTGATGCCTCGAAGAACCCGGTGCGCCCGGCGCAAAGACCGTGTCCCAAGCCCCCGGTGGAGGCGCGCCCGCGGCGCATTTCGGTGACCGGCGTGGAGCGTTGGGTGCGTGATCCCTATGCGATCTTCGCGCGTGAAATCCTGAAGCTCGATCCCGTCGCGCCGCTTGGTGGGGTGCCCGGTGCGGCCGAACGCGGAACGCTGATCCATGACGCCTTGGCCGATTTCATCGATGAATGGCGCGGCGATTTCGACGCCTCCGCCCTTGCGCGGCTTCTGGAAATGGGGCGTGAGCGCTTTGCGCCTCTGTCCGCCTTTCCCGAAATCCATGCGCTCTGGTGGCCGCGCTTCGAACGCATCGCGGAATGGTTCATCCACGAATTCGAGGCTCCGCGTCAGGGCATCGCGTCGCGCCATGCCGAGTGCGGGGGGCGTATCGAACTGGAAGGCCCGGCAGGCCCCTTCCGGCTGACCGGATATGCCGACCGCATCGATATTGCCGAAGACGGTTCGCTGATCCTTCTCGACTACAAGACCGGCATCCCGCCCTCCGGCAAGGAAGTGGCCGCGCTGTTTGCGCCCCAATTGCCACTGGAGGCCGCCATGGCCGCGCGCGGCGGCTTTCAGGATATTCCGGCGACGAAAGAGGTCTCCGAGATGGCCTATATCCGGCTTTCCGGGGGCACGAAGGCGGGCGAGGAGAAGTCCATCCGCGGACGCGACACCAAGGATATCGATTTCGCGGATCTCGCCGAAGCCGCCTTCGAGAAGCTGGAGGGGCTGGTGCGCGCCTATGACCGGCCCGAGACGGGCTATCTCTCGCGGGCAAGGCCGAAACGCGAGGCGGAAATGAACGGCGATTATGATCATCTCGCCCGTGTGCGCGAATGGTCGGTGGGCGAAGATGCGGAGGGCGAGAGCTGA
- a CDS encoding nucleotidyltransferase family protein produces the protein MTNNTTMFRPKRAMVLAAGFGKRMRPLTATTPKPLIEVSGKALIDRNLDCMAAAGVETAVVNVHWLADLVEVHLSRRETPAIEISDERGELLETGGGIVKALDRLGPDPFLVFNSDSFWIEGVRPNLDTMFEAWDETRMDGLLMLASTVETVGYSGKGDFSMERDGALARRAQSKVAPFVYTGCALLHPRLFEGAPEGSFSLNVLFDKAIEAGRLFGVRMEGLWLHVGTPDAIPRAEAKIAESAD, from the coding sequence ATGACCAACAACACGACGATGTTTCGCCCAAAGCGGGCAATGGTTCTGGCTGCCGGGTTCGGCAAGCGCATGCGCCCGCTGACCGCCACCACGCCCAAACCGCTGATCGAGGTCTCCGGCAAGGCGCTGATCGACCGCAACCTCGATTGCATGGCCGCCGCCGGTGTCGAGACCGCCGTGGTCAACGTGCACTGGCTGGCCGATCTGGTGGAGGTTCACCTGTCGCGCCGCGAAACCCCGGCGATCGAGATCTCCGATGAGCGCGGCGAATTGCTGGAGACCGGAGGCGGCATCGTCAAGGCGCTCGACCGCCTTGGGCCCGATCCCTTCCTCGTGTTCAATTCCGACAGCTTCTGGATCGAGGGTGTCAGGCCCAATCTCGACACCATGTTCGAGGCGTGGGACGAGACCCGCATGGATGGCCTGCTGATGCTCGCCTCCACGGTGGAGACCGTGGGCTACAGCGGCAAGGGCGATTTTTCCATGGAGCGCGACGGCGCGCTGGCCCGCCGTGCGCAAAGCAAGGTCGCGCCCTTCGTCTACACGGGCTGCGCGCTGCTTCATCCGCGCCTCTTCGAGGGCGCGCCGGAAGGCTCCTTCTCGCTGAACGTGCTCTTCGACAAGGCGATCGAAGCGGGCAGGCTGTTCGGTGTGCGCATGGAAGGTCTGTGGCTGCATGTCGGCACGCCCGACGCAATCCCGCGCGCCGAAGCCAAGATCGCCGAAAGCGCGGACTGA
- the addA gene encoding double-strand break repair helicase AddA, whose product MEIPALTIERQRKASHPEASAWVSANAGAGKTFVLARRVVRLLLNGTDPSRLLCLTFTKAAAAEMAGRVFETLAKWVSLDDADLAAAIQEMGEPAPDAARCARARRLFATALETPGGLKIQTIHAFCESLLHQFPLEANVAGHFTVLDERVQDELLAEARATVLHSASEDEKGDLGRALATLIGLMSDSKVAGVVDAVIAKRDDLRRWIVEAGTLQAGLADLARAFDVAPGETLADCDAQILDGGIEPEHRKSIAEALNSGSTKDQEKASALLASLEAPGEEERRRAYLSAFLTKKGEPLKTAATKAIQKAFPAVFEALEKEAARLAALFEHRRAVVTVEGTAALMALADGVLQHYERDKRQRGLLDFEDLVVKTANLLSRRDAALWVQYKLDQGLDHILVDEAQDTSPRQWEVIRALAEEFFAGVGARDATRTLFAVGDEKQSIYSFQGAVPAYFAEMRRYFERRAGEGGGLFHDVRLTLSFRSTADVLAAVDLVFADPAVRQGLSRDGDAPVHEAVRRNDPGEVEIWPILAKEKTDPPDDWQQPIDHEGPGSPLIRVAERIAQTVAGWQREGSVGAGDVLVLVRSRGPFVTALNRALKSAGVAVAGADRLVLSDHIAVQDLVALGRFVLLERDDLSLAAVLKSPLFGLDDDDLFALAHGRGERSLWQALRQRADGKPEWKLALETLEMWRGRADFTPPYEFYARILGGDGGRRRMRERLGQEVDDILDEFLNLALDFERTGVPGLEGFLEWLTAAPTQIKREMEGAGGAVRIMTVHGAKGLEAPVVFLVDSGAKPAHHSHDPDILPRAMSDDPIAAPALVWKPSSENHTAWHTEAIEAVRAASQEEYRRLLYVAMTRARDRLIICGFAGASGPADGCWHQLVDQALQPEAEEIKDANGELVARHWQMKRPAGGMETGETGAQTQGGAREVAEIATAGLPSWAREAAPAHEPPRRLAPSKAVDLLGDGLEEPEPRHALDAALDPNHWGLVRGQIVHRLLQSLPDIAAGDRLERAGSFLDGALDARFATRRDTLLDEIMRVLDDPAFASVFCEGSRAEVPIVGTLSDPAGETYAVSGQIDRLSVSGEEVLIVDYKTNLDPPREAQNAPPEYVAQLAVYRLLVSALYPHHRIRAALLWTQAPDLMEVPENMLEEAVRGLSVLG is encoded by the coding sequence ATGGAAATCCCAGCCCTCACAATCGAGCGTCAGCGCAAGGCCTCTCATCCGGAAGCCTCTGCCTGGGTGAGCGCCAATGCGGGCGCGGGCAAGACCTTCGTGCTTGCGCGGCGCGTCGTGCGCCTTCTTCTGAACGGTACCGATCCCTCCCGCCTCTTGTGCCTGACCTTCACCAAGGCGGCGGCTGCGGAAATGGCGGGCCGCGTGTTCGAGACACTGGCCAAATGGGTTTCGCTCGATGACGCGGACCTTGCCGCCGCCATTCAGGAGATGGGCGAGCCTGCCCCCGATGCCGCCCGCTGCGCCCGCGCGCGCCGTCTCTTTGCCACCGCGCTTGAAACGCCGGGCGGGTTGAAGATCCAGACCATCCACGCCTTCTGTGAATCCCTGCTGCACCAGTTCCCGCTGGAGGCCAATGTTGCGGGGCACTTCACGGTTCTGGACGAGCGTGTGCAGGATGAACTCCTGGCTGAAGCGCGCGCCACCGTGCTGCACAGCGCGTCTGAGGATGAGAAGGGCGACTTGGGGCGCGCGCTCGCCACGCTGATCGGCCTCATGTCCGACAGCAAGGTCGCGGGCGTGGTCGATGCCGTCATCGCCAAGCGCGATGATCTTCGCCGCTGGATCGTCGAGGCCGGAACGCTGCAAGCCGGTCTGGCCGATCTCGCCAGGGCCTTCGATGTCGCGCCCGGCGAAACGCTTGCCGATTGCGATGCGCAGATTCTTGACGGCGGGATCGAACCCGAACACCGCAAATCCATCGCCGAGGCGCTGAACTCCGGCTCCACGAAGGATCAGGAAAAAGCCTCCGCGCTTCTTGCCTCGCTGGAAGCGCCAGGCGAGGAGGAGCGCAGGCGCGCCTATCTCTCAGCCTTCCTCACAAAGAAGGGCGAGCCGCTCAAGACCGCGGCGACAAAGGCGATCCAGAAGGCGTTCCCTGCGGTTTTCGAGGCTCTCGAAAAGGAAGCTGCCCGCCTTGCGGCGTTGTTCGAGCATCGCCGCGCCGTCGTCACGGTGGAAGGCACCGCCGCCCTGATGGCGCTCGCCGATGGGGTGCTCCAGCATTACGAGCGCGACAAGCGCCAGCGCGGGCTGCTTGATTTTGAGGATCTGGTGGTCAAGACCGCCAATCTCCTGTCACGGCGCGATGCGGCTTTGTGGGTGCAATACAAGCTCGATCAGGGGCTCGATCATATTCTCGTGGACGAGGCGCAGGATACGAGCCCGCGCCAGTGGGAGGTGATCCGCGCGCTGGCGGAGGAGTTTTTCGCAGGCGTCGGCGCGCGCGATGCCACACGTACGCTCTTTGCCGTGGGCGACGAGAAACAATCGATCTATTCCTTTCAGGGCGCGGTGCCCGCCTATTTCGCGGAGATGCGCCGCTATTTCGAACGCCGGGCAGGCGAGGGCGGCGGGCTTTTCCATGATGTGCGCCTGACGCTGTCCTTCCGCTCAACGGCGGACGTTCTGGCCGCCGTCGATCTTGTCTTCGCCGATCCCGCCGTGCGACAGGGCTTGTCCCGCGACGGGGATGCCCCCGTTCACGAGGCGGTCAGGCGCAACGATCCGGGCGAGGTCGAGATCTGGCCGATATTGGCGAAGGAAAAGACCGATCCGCCCGACGATTGGCAGCAGCCCATCGACCACGAAGGGCCGGGAAGCCCACTCATCCGTGTCGCCGAACGCATCGCGCAGACCGTTGCGGGCTGGCAGCGTGAGGGGTCTGTCGGCGCAGGCGACGTGCTGGTTCTGGTCAGAAGCCGCGGGCCGTTCGTCACGGCGCTCAACCGTGCGCTCAAGAGCGCGGGCGTTGCCGTTGCCGGCGCGGACAGGCTGGTCCTCAGCGATCATATCGCGGTTCAGGATCTCGTGGCCCTTGGCCGTTTCGTGCTTCTGGAGCGGGACGATCTCTCCCTTGCGGCCGTCCTGAAGAGCCCGCTCTTCGGTCTCGATGATGATGATCTCTTTGCCCTTGCCCATGGGCGGGGCGAGCGCAGTCTCTGGCAGGCCTTGCGTCAGCGCGCAGATGGCAAGCCGGAATGGAAGCTGGCGCTTGAGACGCTGGAAATGTGGCGCGGCCGCGCCGACTTCACGCCTCCTTATGAGTTCTACGCCCGCATTCTGGGCGGCGATGGCGGGCGGCGGCGGATGCGCGAGCGGCTCGGTCAGGAGGTCGATGACATTCTCGACGAATTCCTGAACCTGGCGCTTGATTTCGAACGCACGGGCGTTCCGGGGCTGGAGGGCTTTCTGGAATGGCTGACCGCTGCCCCCACGCAGATCAAGCGTGAGATGGAAGGCGCAGGCGGGGCGGTGCGCATCATGACGGTTCATGGCGCGAAGGGGCTGGAAGCCCCCGTCGTGTTTCTTGTCGACAGCGGTGCCAAGCCCGCTCATCACAGCCACGACCCGGACATTCTGCCCCGCGCCATGTCGGATGATCCGATCGCCGCACCGGCTCTGGTGTGGAAGCCGTCCTCTGAGAACCATACCGCCTGGCACACCGAGGCCATCGAGGCCGTGCGCGCCGCCTCGCAGGAGGAATATCGCCGTCTTCTCTATGTGGCGATGACGCGCGCGCGCGACCGGCTCATCATATGCGGTTTCGCGGGCGCCTCCGGCCCGGCGGACGGCTGCTGGCACCAGCTTGTCGATCAGGCGCTGCAGCCGGAGGCCGAAGAGATCAAGGACGCCAACGGCGAGCTTGTTGCCCGCCACTGGCAGATGAAGCGCCCTGCGGGGGGGATGGAAACAGGGGAGACGGGCGCGCAGACGCAGGGGGGCGCTCGCGAGGTGGCAGAGATCGCCACCGCTGGGCTTCCCTCATGGGCGCGCGAAGCCGCCCCTGCCCATGAGCCGCCGCGCCGCCTTGCCCCGTCAAAGGCCGTCGATCTTCTGGGCGACGGTCTGGAGGAACCCGAACCGCGTCATGCACTGGATGCGGCACTTGACCCGAACCACTGGGGCCTTGTGCGCGGTCAGATCGTTCACCGGCTCCTGCAATCCCTGCCCGATATTGCTGCGGGTGACCGGCTTGAGAGGGCCGGGAGTTTCCTGGACGGCGCATTGGATGCTCGCTTCGCGACGCGGCGCGATACCCTTTTGGATGAAATCATGAGGGTGCTGGACGATCCCGCCTTTGCTTCGGTGTTTTGCGAAGGCAGTCGAGCCGAAGTGCCGATTGTCGGCACGTTGAGCGATCCGGCGGGCGAGACCTACGCCGTCTCCGGCCAGATCGACCGGCTGTCGGTGAGCGGGGAGGAGGTTCTGATCGTCGACTACAAGACGAATCTCGATCCGCCGCGCGAGGCACAGAATGCGCCGCCCGAATATGTCGCACAGCTCGCCGTCTACAGGCTTCTTGTGTCTGCACTCTACCCCCATCACCGGATCCGGGCGGCTCTGTTGTGGACCCAAGCGCCTGATTTGATGGAAGTTCCGGAAAACATGCTCGAAGAAGCCGTGCGCGGACTGTCTGTTTTGGGGTGA